TAAAGGCActattaaataacatttcaaatgcatttgaGCACTTTATCAAACAAATTAGAAGTGAAGCAAATCAATCAGAAAGCAAATCAGATTGTACCGTAATGCATGTAGCAGTTTCCTCTAGCAGGATCCAGCTCTATTGCCTTCAGGAAGTAATGCTCTGCTTCAGACTTCTGTCCCTGTGGagaaattaagaaataattaCACCTGCACCCAGCATTATTAATGAAGGGACACAATCATAACCAGACCCTTTAGATCTGTGCTATATATGATGCTAGACGTTATCAAAGTGTGGGAAAGTATACCTTTTTTAATGGTTAGTACACTTTCTAATAAAGTACACTTTCTTTACGGTTCAGTGCTGATTGCTTCCATGTTGGTGTTACCTTTGCATATGTTCTTGTCATAAGTAGTGAGGTTATATTATGCTTAATTCACAGAACGGTTCTGAGGCAAACTCTTTTGATAAGAGGATAAAGAAGTACTTCTGAAAGCTGTAGCATTTCATGCTCTCCTTTGCCACGGTTCCTGAAAAGCATTCAACTACATCCGAGAACGTTTATCAAATCTACAGACCTATAAGTCAACGTTTCAAAAAACACTAAATGGCTTCAGATTTGAATCCAAAAGGGTAAATACAAAACAAGCTATTGTTTTAGCCTCAACCTGTACTTTAATCTAGCAACTAAAGCattaaattagctttagaggTTTTCAGGGACATATTTTCAATAGAAGTTCAAAACCAGGCTGGACAGAAAAGTAAAACAGAACAGTAAATGTCTGAATCGTTCAAGTACAACATGCCATAACTTCAGTCAATTTGTCTGATGCTGTCCTGACTGTTTGACACAGAGTAACCCAGCTAATACACTGCAGTTCCTCGACAGCTGGTCAAAAGTTCACCAGTAAGATGTTTTCAATAAGAAAGAGAGTAATTACATTAAGCGTGGTGCCTGAGGGATAATAACTGGTTTTAAGCTGTTTATTAAACGGACAGGCCGGTGAGGGGAATTTAAAGCGAGCAAACAGGTTTGAGGCAACAGTCTGGACTCTTGACCAGCCGTGCCGGGACACAAACCTAAATCAGATTAGAGAAAGGATGTGAGATATCCCGTCCTGGGGGGACGCAGCTGCTCAACCTTTCTTCATTGCCCCTCTCCATTTACATCATAGTGGTCAGAGAGGAAAATAGAAAATATCACAAGTGACTGGACGACTGTTATATTGAATGCAGACAGACATCAAAGTGATGCTGGTGTCTGAGAGACAATTTTGTGTTAATGTTCCCATCAAGGACAAAGCAATTAAAAGGAACCTCAGCATGAAGGGTCTTCTGTGactcaaattattttaataaccaGGTATCTTTGGACTCTTCTTTCCACTTGGTCTCCCCTTTTCAAGTTTGAAATgaaagctgaatttatttaatatttatttatgctttcaCAAATCCATTTAGCTTCAGGTTTTTACATTCATATTCAAAATTTAATAGCAGTGACAGTGCTTTAAAATACAGCAGAAAAGCCTGAGATCACTAGTAAAAATGCTTATATTTTACCGAACATGAATataaaactacaataaataaataatgcttggCTTAACCATTGCAATTTTAAGTGcaggtaaattaattaattaattttaggtttaaatattactttttaattgCAGATTTTCCATGCGGTCTCATACTTTTAGACACCACCACTATGTTTGATCTTCCACATGTTGTTCACAATGACCGTTTGACAGAAGaaaagcacaaaaacacaaaGGGTTAATAATGCACTCGTCAGCTTGACTCACCATGGCAGACAGCAGTTTTCCATAGGTCAGGTGGGCAGGAATATGGTCAGGTTTGGCCTTCAGAGACTCTCTGTACCAATGCCCTGCCTCCTCTAGATTATTCAGCCTCATATATGCCTCACCTATGGGCCAAGGTCAGAAGGACGTGTAAAATTACATAGAATTATTTGCACTCCATGCCATCAAATCAAATGCAGAGACAAGCATGTCACGGGATGAGTTTGAGAAGTTATGGATGACTTTTGCAATACCAGGGTCCTGTGTTTTACTCCCTACGAAACATGTGTTAATAAAATGTACACCTTGAATGGACCCTgaagttactttggataaaagcatttgccaaagaaataaatgtaaactcaTCATATCTCATGACACTGAATCAGTAACACAAGAGGACATTATTTATGTATCAGATTCCAGTAGCATCTCCAGATGTGAAGGAGAGGAGTAGTATTGCGGCATAAAActgtacaggaaaaaaaaatcacttgagATGCCATCTACTGTATACATTAGATTAATAGAGACTTATCATTgcacttacatattattgctcttttgttggttatGATTGCTtatattgtcctcatttgtaagtagttttagataaaagcatctgctaaacgactaaatttaaatgcaaataatttatttagagtGTCATGTAAGTGTTTTTGAATCTCAGATAAAAACATCTGAATGCACTGAGAAATAAACACTGACCCATCATATTGTACAAACTCTGTGGCGCAAACTGTCGTGGCATTTTCTGCACAGCCTCTTTATACATGGACAGCGCCTCCTGAggacaacaaataaaaacaaacagtcATAATGTGATAACGAGAACTGTTAATTAAGAACAACCATGGAACAATTCAAACAAGAACATAATTGCATCCATCTAAACTGATAATTCTTGCGGATACAAATTAATACTGTACCTCGTGCTGGCCCTGCTCATGAAGCAGTTTGCCGAGGTTGTACAAGCAGCTGGTGACGGAGCTCTTGTGGGCATGAGGGTCCTTCAGGTTCTCATCGGGGATGTCAGCACAAGTGTGAAAGGTGCGCTTGGCCTCTTCGATATTCCCCTGGGAGACCAGGATGATGCCCACATTCAAGTATGCAGCTGTGAAAGAGGCCAAAGGGAGAAGTAATTAAAAACACTTTGTTTGGTCAAAATGGTGAAACTGAAGAGCTGAACTCACAGGCCAGAGTCGGtctgctcccgatggccagtttGTAGTAATGCAGAGCCTCTGAGAATCGCTCGCTCTCCTGTAGCAGCAAACCACTGAGTGAAATAAAGCACACATTGCTTTTGAGCTTGAGAAATGATATGCGAAGTAAGAGGTTGTTGCAAGAACAAGAATGTGAAGAAACACTAAGGTCTGTGCTCCTCTCCAGAGTTAATGAATGTTAGAGGTGTCTCACGAGTCTGCAAATAAGAACTAATGAAATCCTGTCACATGCACAAGCCCAGAGTGGGAGATAGAGCAAACACTTTCACTGCTCCTCAAACTCCCACTCTCATTTTCTGAATGCCAAGTATGACTCTCCCAGTAAAAAGTCTCTTAACTATTCTTTGCAATTTTGGAggcaaccttaaaaaaaaattaaatgctgtgTAGTGTTGAGCAATGAGCAATATTATGGCACATATCCATAATTGTGTACATCTGCTCATGTCTGCTGCCCTGTATGCCATGTTAATGTGATTACAGCAGTTGCCATGGAAAACTGGCTCAGATAAAGTGCTGTATGACCTTGAGAAAACCAACACCAGAAATACTGTCCTGTGAATACAGTAAGAGAGCTGTGCATTCTACCATGCAAAATACTTTGCTTATTTctggtcacaaaaaaaaaaaaaaaaaaaaaaaaaaaaaacttagtgcAAGCTAAATAAGTATTTATCAGCATTTTTGTAtaaaaatttcacaaaataaaaaaagtttgaacAGAGTACCACAAACTCAAATTAAATATAAGTATCTGAACACTTTATGTAACATTATGCATGAATGACaatgcattcaataaaaaaaatgaactattattgttacatattagatttatacatttatttttaaaaaagtaaacaagcaAAAaacctttgataaaaaaaaaaatcttctggtTGTCAAACATTTTCATGATTAATCTGATGCATCCACTAAAATCAAAAATCACCATTGCCAGAAAAAGACCAAAGATCAAGTTAATTATGAAAAAAGGGTTAGTATCATTTGTTTTCAAGccatttggtttgatatttttattcatttcttttatttttatatatatgcaaCCTCAACCTCATTCAGACATTTTAAGTGCGGtgtagttgtaaaaaaaaaaaaaaaaacatgtctgtgtttgtgttctcaCAGGTTGTAGAGCATATCTGCCATATTTCCACGGTAATAAAGAGCATTTCTATACGCACTCTCTGCCTCAGCCATCTTTCCCTTGTTCTTCAGAACATTACCCAGGTTACCCCAAGctaagagaaacagacaaaagaAAATTCACTAGTATTTACTTTGGCAGTACTATCATATCGGATATTGCAAAAGCCAAGCTCTCCAAGCTCACCTTTAGCAGGGTTTACAGCAATGCCAGACCTGTACAGCATCTCCTCGCTCTGCCAGTCCTGGTTCCTCCTCACAGTCTTCAGGCTGTAGAGAAGCAGCAGACATGCAGTACAGCCCAGCAGGAACGCTCTGGAGCGTCTCGACCTACAGCGAACAAACATGCTCCTCAACCCTACGGTCACGAGCAGACAGAAACCCATACTGGGGATGTACAGCACCCTCTCGGCCACCACAAAGCCCACGTAGAAGAACATATTAGTGGCTGCGATGAAGGGCAAAACCAGCAGTCCGAGAGAAAAGACCACCACACTCTCCGTGGCTGGAAGAGATTTTTGAGGTGCTTTGGGTGGTTTATGATATCCATTTTTGGGGGGGGAGTTTGAGTCCCTGTAGTGATTGTCATTATGATTATGACTGTATCCATTAGTTGCAGACTTTCCATTGCTCATATGTGATTTTCCATTGCTATCACTGATTTTAGGGGACTGCAGCGATGGGTTTCTCAAGCCAAACCATGATAGAAGAGCAAATCCTAAGTAAAACAAAACTGACTGAAGGTTTCGCCAATCAGTGATGGATCTGAGCAGAGGAATTGCATCCATTGACCAATCAAAGCTGAGTTTGTCAGGGCAGAGGAGGAGCCAGGCATTGACAGCTGGCAGGTACAGGAAAGTGAGCGCTCTGGTCAGGAAGTGAGGCGAGTCGGCTGCAGGGTTGTCAGAGTTGGAGAAGTTTGGAGGCTTGTTGCCCATCCAGTAAAACCGAACTGCAAGAAGAATCATCCCCCAACCAACAAGCCATGCTAGACTGACCAGCAAGCTCATGTTCTTCCCCTAGAAATGAAGAGAATGAAATGCATCGGTTAAGATACTTTTAATTGGTCCAGTAACAACATTTAACTGTGGACATAGTTTTGTAACAggagaaattaaatttttttttgtcatgaaaaATCCCACCACAATGTAACTTCCACCACATCTCACATGATGTATTTTGTTTCACTGCATTTAGAGATTGAAAAAACAATGGTGGAAATAacattaagatttaaaaaaaactgtgtggTGAATATAATCttaatttctattatttttgaaaaataaaaacggaattgttttattttatctctaTATTTGTTTATCAGCTTAAAATGATAGTAAGGACTAGGATTTTCCTATCTCAGATAAAGTTTGGGTTggagaaaggaaaggaaaggaaaggaaaggaaaggaaaggaaaggaaaggaaaggaaaaaggaaaaaagaaaggaaaagaaaagaaaggaaaggcACTCCTTTGCATTTATACTATATACTACATCCTGCATACTGAACAGTTCTTTGAGTgtaaaattgaaaaatattttcttatataaatGGTTCTTTGGGCACAGCATGACAATTGACAGAGTGCATACTGGAGAAGTTGAGCTCAAAGACCAGGGAAATTAGATGCCACAAATATCGATTTCTTTATTTCACACACAACGGGCCAGAAACTTATGGACTAAAGCCACAATAGATCCTCTGCTTCCACTGAGCTTGACACTTCAATCTATGGTTCAGGGTTGTAATAAATGAACACTCTTTCATCACCTGTTTTCGTTCCCGCTCTTTTGTACTAAACTGTGAAAATCAATCCTAGATTGGAGATGACAAAGACCTTATCAACGGAGATGTGAAAGACAGTCACTAGACAAATAGCAATTTTCCTGCAGGATAATGATCTTCTCTGCTTATAAAAGttagtaactaaaaaaaaaaaaaatgcataaaacacaAAGAATAACCTCTGCATTTAGTGCAAAATCCAAACAGAAATAGCCAGGGCGTTGGAGGACATTGATGAACTGAACTCATTACGCTGCAGAGGACAAAGGAAGTGCTTGTTTTAGCTGCTGCTAATCATGCCACTCGTGATGAAGGTTGTGGGTTTGCAGCTTTCTCTATTGGGACACTGCCCAAATTCAATCAGGATCTTTCAGTTTTTAACATCAAGAAAAAGGTAGGAGCATCAACAACAGTAGACCTACTACAGTCTAAGTAACATTCATATATATAACACCTCAGACAGTTCATGCATCTAAAAGTCATTACACACCAGAAATGAACTGCATTCAAGGAAGTGTGTGATGCATAGCATCATTTCACAGCTGAATTTCCTGTCACAGCAAAAATTATGCCACAttaatcaaactgttgactgttATTTGCAAATCTTTCCACTTGCACAACATTGAGACAAATGAGTCAAAATACTGTGCGTAATcgttgaattattttttaaagcgACTACGAAGAATTCCTTGTAAAGCTTGAAAGATTCATATACCTTGCtaatcagttttttttactttttgcattTCCCCCTTAAAAGTTCAATAATCAAAttagcattttctttttctttttttctggaatAAGACAGGTTGGCTGCTGGTGTGGAGATCCTGCTCTAAACCAGCAGCCATGTGCTATTCAGAAAAAGGGCAGAATGCATTCCAGACAATCAACAGAGCCTTATCTCATCTCCGTCCGATTAGAGAGCAAATGGGATGAAAAATTGCCCTCTATCTGCATTGTGCACTCATATGGCTGAACCTCAAAACTAATCTACAGAGTATTGTTTTAGACTCACACCGCATTCTGCTCAAATCAAAGCAATATCATATATCAGGGGTGTTTTTAGCCTCTGGAATATCAATGAGGGCACCCTATCTGTTTTCATTACCCTGATACGCATTCATTACCGCGTGAATTTAAAGTCTAAGATGCGTGGCATTAAATATGCAAAGTCAGAGCCTCGCTGTTCAGAAACCATTTCAGAAGATCCTGTGGGATCTTTTATTGTTGACCGTTCCTTCTGAATTTAATGAGGCCCCTCTGAAGCACTGAAAGCCAATGAGCCAATTTTACACCATGGGACTAAGAGTAAACGAGAAAGTACTTtgataaagagaaagagaggaagtgaGGGCATGGTTTCCTTTCCTCTCTactcttcctcctcatcctcctttCTCTCCCTCTGTTTGCGTTCCCATGCGCTCGTGGCCGTCTGGAGGGTTTGTAATCTCTCCCTGTCGCCCCTCTTGTGCGCCTCGTGATTACCAGCAAGAAAAGCCGGAGACATGGGCAGAGAGACCACGATAAAGAGCCCAGATGTGCAGCGGGGTTGGCATCTGTGTACAGAGTCTGGACTGGTAAGATTACCCTTGTATTATTGTCTGGAGACGGGTGGAGGAGAGCTGTAAAAAATCccatttattataatattgataAAAAGGGACATTTAAAGATTAGCTTTGTATATTGTACAGAACACATCATGAGTTTAAGTGTGATAATTCTCACAGAATCACTGCACAGCTAAATGGCATTTGCCATAATGCAACGCTTATCATCTGTCTGTTTAATAGGGTAACATTAACAGGATGAAACACAGTAAAATACTcctttatataaaaatgtcaatAAGTAAAAGCCATTTTGACAGTTCCTTTATTTTACAAGACATTCTATTCAAGAACATTAGTGATAGGtaaagtattattataatatcattattataattattaatatttggaatgttttgtttttttaaatactatttttttctagtttcagttacattttatgtttttatttattgccatCTAGTACTTTTAGCACTTTACTTTGAACTTATATCAGTAAGTTACCAAGACAACATTGTAACTTTCTTTttcttataatttgtatttttatattttatttcaataaaaaaaattaaacacgcTAATAACCTTGAGTCATagtgatttcacttttttttggaAATGCACTTACAAGCCTAAAGGTCTGTAATCATAATCAACAGTTTTATTATAACATTACACTAAAAAATTAAAGGCCATCTCATTTTCCAAGACATCTGGGTAATTTTCTTGCATTACAAACATGCATTTTCCAAGATAGGTAGGAACTTTGAGCATAAGCTGAAATAAATTGAAACTAGACTCTGGATTTATATcagttatatttataaaattatattttataagtttCAGGACCTGGTTTTGTACCACCTCATTGTTCCTGTTGCATTGTTGCTTGGACTTAAGGCAGATTCACACAATGAGAATCAGTTCTCACCTTCAGCACCATCATTACCGCTTGCCGGAGTCTCAGACGATGCACAACACAGAGGTCATAAACGGCTGAGACGGCCAGAACAGTGACTCCCTGCTCCTTCCACAGTAAAGCAGCCGCAGCAGCACCCAAACTCCCAGCAAGCCACAGCGCTGTCCGCCATTCAACCCTGCCCGAGTGTGCTGTGCTGGCCCTGAGACGGCAGTATTGGCCATAACAGATCAGGGACAACAAGAAGCAAAAGGCTGCACCCACATCTGCTCGCCCCACCACCCCAGCTACCGCTTCAGTGTGTACGGGGTGAGAGGCGAAGAGCAGACCCGCCAAAAGGCTCCACGGTCCTCTGCCCAGCAGGAGGCGACAGAATGTAGTGAAGAGCACAGTGACGCAGCAGTGCAGGCCCACATTGACCAGGTGGTAGCCCCGAGGGTCCAAGCCGCCCAGGGCATAATTGAGGCGGAAAGACAGAGTGCAGAGGGGGCGGAAAGACTTGTGGCTGCCGCTGTGGGTGAGTAGAGTGCCCCAGAAGTCATCGTACAGGATGTTCGTCCATGGAGTGTCTGGTAGGAGGTCttggttggttttgattgctCGGCTAAATAATatggaaagaagaaaaaaaggtaacATAAATAGGTGCCATACTGCATAAAAAGACATTTAGAACATGAACACTATAAAAGTGGCATAAACCTGGTGTTTAcaatagggctgtgcaattaaatcGCATGCGATTGATTCATCTGTGATTATGAACACGATATTGCCTAGCTTGCCAGTGAACTATGGCTAAGAgccactccatctgaaagcagctGATGGCGAtttatacaataatttaaaataaaaagaatagattttaaattatttaaaaataaagtataacaataaataaagttttaacaTAATGGCATTCTAATGCAGCTTTGCAGTAAATTGTAATAGCACCTGTGATCTCATTGTATTTCACAGTGTTTTAAATAAAGCCATCACTATCCTGC
The DNA window shown above is from Carassius carassius chromosome 26, fCarCar2.1, whole genome shotgun sequence and carries:
- the tmtc2a gene encoding protein O-mannosyl-transferase TMTC2, yielding MIVELVCSVVALLLYMNTLSADFCYDDSRAIKTNQDLLPDTPWTNILYDDFWGTLLTHSGSHKSFRPLCTLSFRLNYALGGLDPRGYHLVNVGLHCCVTVLFTTFCRLLLGRGPWSLLAGLLFASHPVHTEAVAGVVGRADVGAAFCFLLSLICYGQYCRLRASTAHSGRVEWRTALWLAGSLGAAAAALLWKEQGVTVLAVSAVYDLCVVHRLRLRQAVMMVLKGKNMSLLVSLAWLVGWGMILLAVRFYWMGNKPPNFSNSDNPAADSPHFLTRALTFLYLPAVNAWLLLCPDKLSFDWSMDAIPLLRSITDWRNLQSVLFYLGFALLSWFGLRNPSLQSPKISDSNGKSHMSNGKSATNGYSHNHNDNHYRDSNSPPKNGYHKPPKAPQKSLPATESVVVFSLGLLVLPFIAATNMFFYVGFVVAERVLYIPSMGFCLLVTVGLRSMFVRCRSRRSRAFLLGCTACLLLLYSLKTVRRNQDWQSEEMLYRSGIAVNPAKAWGNLGNVLKNKGKMAEAESAYRNALYYRGNMADMLYNLGLLLQESERFSEALHYYKLAIGSRPTLASAYLNVGIILVSQGNIEEAKRTFHTCADIPDENLKDPHAHKSSVTSCLYNLGKLLHEQGQHEEALSMYKEAVQKMPRQFAPQSLYNMMGEAYMRLNNLEEAGHWYRESLKAKPDHIPAHLTYGKLLSAMGQKSEAEHYFLKAIELDPARGNCYMHYGQFLLEESRLGEAAAMAQKAAELDSSEFDVVFSAAHMLRQASLNEAAERYYGKAADLRPDHPAALMNLGAILHLNGKLKEAESNYLRALQLKPDDLITQSNLHKLWNVMQKQGLRASGT